In Zunongwangia profunda SM-A87, the following proteins share a genomic window:
- a CDS encoding helix-turn-helix domain-containing protein: protein MSTATKTSHIGRKISRIRELRGMKQEALAAELGISQQSVSSLEQSEHIEDEKLEKVAKVLGVSKEAIKNFSEEKAINFFNSIYENNFTNSQGTTFGNNLGTFNPIDKIVELYQEKEKLYERILQAEKDKVAYLEKLLDKK from the coding sequence ATGAGCACAGCAACAAAAACCAGTCATATCGGTAGAAAGATCAGCCGAATCAGAGAACTTCGAGGAATGAAGCAAGAAGCCCTTGCCGCAGAATTAGGAATCAGTCAGCAGAGTGTATCCAGCTTAGAACAAAGCGAGCATATTGAAGATGAAAAGTTGGAGAAAGTGGCTAAGGTATTAGGAGTGAGTAAAGAAGCAATTAAGAATTTTTCTGAGGAAAAAGCAATTAATTTTTTCAACAGTATATATGAAAATAATTTCACTAATAGTCAGGGTACTACTTTTGGAAATAATTTAGGAACATTTAATCCTATAGATAAGATAGTAGAACTTTATCAAGAAAAAGAAAAACTCTACGAAAGAATATTGCAAGCAGAAAAGGATAAAGTGGCTTATTTAGAAAAATTATTAGATAAGAAATAG
- a CDS encoding calcium/sodium antiporter produces the protein MIYNEYEIEMLIASLLIILGFAGLIFGANWLVEGASALAKKNKVSDLVIGLTIVAFGTSAPELVINSVASFDGLPDIVFGNIIGSNNFNLFVILGIAGLIYPITVQTSTAWKEIPISLVSAVLVLLLANNFFSQQQSEISRIDGIVLLIGFSLFIYYVFTQLKHEKVEEIAYKAQPNYKIWGLIILGMAGLIIGGKLVVDNSIAIATDLRISQKIIGLTIIAAGTSLPELVTSIVAALKKNSDIAIGNVIGSNIFNLLLILSISSFVKPIAYNPNFNQQLFILIGGTIFLIIAMFTGKRKKLDRWEALLLLSFYVIYTIYLVAKEL, from the coding sequence GTGATTTACAATGAATACGAGATAGAAATGCTTATAGCTTCCTTATTGATTATTTTAGGTTTTGCTGGCCTTATTTTTGGTGCGAATTGGCTGGTGGAAGGCGCTTCTGCTTTAGCCAAAAAAAACAAAGTTTCAGATCTTGTTATTGGCTTGACGATTGTAGCTTTTGGAACTTCTGCTCCCGAATTAGTAATAAATTCTGTTGCCTCATTTGATGGACTGCCCGACATTGTATTTGGGAATATTATAGGAAGTAATAATTTCAATTTATTTGTGATCCTCGGTATCGCAGGTTTAATCTATCCTATTACCGTACAAACTTCCACCGCGTGGAAAGAAATACCCATTTCCCTGGTTTCCGCAGTGCTTGTATTGTTGCTTGCTAATAATTTTTTTAGTCAGCAGCAATCTGAAATTTCAAGGATTGATGGAATTGTTTTGTTAATCGGCTTTAGTTTGTTCATTTATTATGTTTTTACGCAATTAAAGCACGAAAAAGTGGAGGAGATAGCCTATAAAGCGCAACCAAATTATAAAATTTGGGGATTGATTATTCTGGGGATGGCCGGACTTATTATAGGTGGAAAATTAGTCGTTGATAACAGTATCGCCATTGCAACAGATTTAAGGATTAGTCAAAAGATTATAGGCTTAACCATCATTGCAGCAGGAACTTCCCTGCCAGAATTAGTGACCTCTATTGTTGCAGCTTTAAAAAAGAATAGTGACATCGCTATTGGGAATGTCATTGGATCAAATATTTTTAATCTGCTGCTCATCCTTTCTATAAGTTCTTTTGTAAAACCGATAGCATACAATCCCAATTTCAACCAGCAATTATTCATATTAATTGGAGGAACCATTTTTCTCATCATAGCAATGTTTACTGGGAAAAGGAAAAAGCTTGATCGTTGGGAAGCATTACTGCTGTTAAGTTTTTACGTGATATACACTATTTATTTAGTCGCCAAAGAACTCTAA
- a CDS encoding helix-turn-helix domain-containing protein: MKSLTGQSTQQHIHDKLISEAKQRLSTSNQAIREIAYELGFEHSQSFSKLFKAKTQLSPSDNPFTKRQQKNNQ; this comes from the coding sequence TTGAAATCATTAACAGGTCAGAGCACACAACAACATATTCACGATAAATTGATTAGCGAAGCCAAACAAAGATTATCGACTTCTAACCAAGCTATCCGCGAAATTGCTTATGAATTAGGTTTTGAACATTCACAATCATTCAGCAAACTTTTCAAGGCCAAGACTCAACTTTCTCCTTCAGACAATCCTTTCACTAAAAGACAGCAGAAAAATAATCAATAA
- a CDS encoding LbetaH domain-containing protein gives MIGPDKDIKFPLENYDRLCFLKNVVKNPNIIVGDYTYYDDFENIENFEKNVKYHFNFVDDKLIIGKFCMIASDVKFIMNGANHLTDSLSTYPFAIFGKGWENAMDGKNYPKKGNINIGNDVWIGYNAEII, from the coding sequence ATGATAGGGCCAGATAAAGATATAAAATTTCCACTTGAGAATTACGACAGACTTTGTTTCTTAAAAAATGTTGTGAAGAACCCCAATATCATTGTTGGCGACTATACATATTATGATGATTTTGAAAACATAGAAAACTTTGAGAAAAATGTAAAATACCATTTCAATTTTGTTGATGACAAATTAATAATTGGGAAATTCTGTATGATTGCTTCTGATGTTAAATTCATAATGAATGGCGCAAATCATTTGACAGATTCATTATCTACTTATCCTTTTGCTATTTTTGGGAAAGGTTGGGAAAACGCCATGGACGGAAAAAACTATCCGAAAAAAGGGAATATTAATATCGGTAATGATGTTTGGATAGGCTATAATGCAGAAATCATATAA
- a CDS encoding GNAT family N-acetyltransferase produces MMNEPKIRFVQKKDLLQLVNLCKLHADYEKADYDVQQKEELLNKHLFSDHPSLYCLVVEKEGRLIGYTAYMKQFSTWDATNYIYMDCLFMTEESRGFGIGEKIMDKIKEEAQKLGCAMIQWQTPEFNKRAIKFYKRIGAVGKSKERFFLNVE; encoded by the coding sequence ATGATGAATGAACCAAAAATACGTTTTGTACAAAAAAAGGATTTATTGCAATTAGTGAATTTATGCAAGCTTCACGCAGATTATGAAAAGGCCGACTATGATGTTCAACAAAAAGAAGAATTATTGAATAAACATCTGTTCTCAGATCATCCAAGTCTATACTGCCTGGTGGTAGAGAAAGAAGGTCGCCTTATAGGTTATACTGCCTATATGAAGCAATTTTCAACCTGGGATGCTACGAATTATATCTATATGGATTGCCTGTTTATGACAGAAGAATCAAGAGGCTTTGGTATTGGGGAAAAAATAATGGACAAGATTAAAGAAGAAGCCCAAAAACTAGGTTGTGCAATGATCCAATGGCAAACACCAGAATTCAATAAAAGAGCTATAAAATTTTATAAAAGAATCGGAGCCGTAGGAAAATCAAAAGAACGATTCTTTCTTAATGTAGAATAA
- a CDS encoding YdeI/OmpD-associated family protein: protein MNKQELELFYPKNKQHWREWLFNNHHRKDAVWLVFYKKQSDRKTISWSDAVDEALCFGWIDSKVESIDKESYKQYFCQRKPNSTWSKINKEKIEKLISTNQMTKAGFKAVERAKQNGSWTILDQVEALILPEDLKQALAGYKNALEYFDGLSKSNKKMLLYWIISAKRQETRQKRINELAELAGKGQKPKQFR from the coding sequence GTGAACAAACAAGAACTCGAATTATTTTATCCAAAGAATAAACAGCATTGGCGTGAATGGCTATTTAACAACCATCACCGTAAAGATGCTGTTTGGTTGGTTTTTTATAAAAAACAATCGGACAGAAAAACCATTTCCTGGAGTGATGCCGTAGACGAAGCCCTATGTTTTGGCTGGATAGATAGCAAAGTCGAAAGCATAGACAAAGAAAGCTATAAGCAATACTTTTGCCAACGAAAACCCAATAGCACCTGGAGTAAAATCAATAAAGAGAAAATTGAAAAATTAATCTCAACTAACCAAATGACCAAGGCAGGTTTTAAAGCAGTAGAAAGAGCAAAACAAAACGGTTCCTGGACTATTTTAGATCAGGTAGAAGCACTTATCCTCCCGGAGGATTTAAAACAAGCCCTGGCCGGTTATAAAAACGCTTTAGAATATTTTGATGGGCTTAGCAAGTCCAATAAAAAAATGCTACTGTATTGGATCATTTCCGCTAAAAGGCAAGAAACAAGACAAAAACGAATCAACGAGCTGGCAGAACTTGCGGGTAAAGGCCAAAAACCCAAACAATTTAGATAG
- a CDS encoding WD40 repeat domain-containing protein, with amino-acid sequence MKFYKITVLILTVLFFTNCEQKITIKKNKFTSINPVTYTDVLYKSNRDTVFVSTYSGKIYELINNKENRKQIASIDDEIYSLVYNAQSDELYAATLNSGVVIINASTGAVTGTLPIQQTWASQLCYNEQSGLLGTFDYKGNHYIWDLKNDYKLLETPTELQQMRPKYIADNGDIYFDGKSKIIRWNYKTNDMASLNSSGHIADVDAEKNVVLIGGKEFAFYNAEVDSVLYKEKHPDWPIHISGKDRKDSIVNVPLSLEVLSGLASPKFIYTYGLDKSIRKWNKSSGSLAATYTKHKGSISGMTMNSDQNQLVTIDLLGNIQFWEL; translated from the coding sequence ATGAAATTTTATAAAATTACCGTACTCATTCTTACAGTTCTATTTTTCACCAACTGTGAACAAAAAATCACCATAAAGAAAAATAAATTCACTAGTATCAATCCGGTTACCTATACCGATGTCCTTTACAAATCAAACCGTGATACTGTTTTTGTTTCCACCTATAGCGGAAAAATATATGAGCTCATCAATAATAAAGAAAACAGAAAACAAATCGCAAGTATTGATGATGAAATATACAGCCTGGTTTATAATGCCCAAAGTGATGAACTCTATGCTGCAACTTTAAATTCTGGAGTGGTCATCATCAATGCATCAACCGGTGCAGTCACGGGAACCTTACCTATTCAACAGACCTGGGCATCTCAACTTTGCTATAATGAGCAAAGCGGACTTCTGGGAACATTCGACTATAAAGGAAATCATTATATATGGGATCTTAAAAATGATTATAAACTCTTGGAGACCCCAACAGAATTACAACAAATGCGTCCAAAATACATAGCCGATAACGGGGATATTTATTTTGACGGAAAGAGTAAAATCATTCGCTGGAATTATAAAACAAATGACATGGCTTCTTTGAACAGTAGTGGCCATATAGCCGATGTAGATGCTGAGAAAAATGTAGTACTTATAGGCGGTAAGGAGTTTGCTTTTTACAATGCTGAAGTAGATAGCGTCCTTTATAAGGAAAAACATCCAGACTGGCCCATCCATATCTCCGGAAAAGATCGAAAAGACAGCATCGTCAACGTTCCCTTAAGTTTAGAAGTACTTTCAGGCTTGGCAAGCCCTAAATTTATCTATACCTATGGATTAGATAAATCAATACGTAAATGGAATAAGTCATCAGGAAGTTTAGCCGCAACCTATACCAAACACAAAGGCAGTATAAGCGGAATGACAATGAATAGCGATCAAAACCAATTGGTCACCATAGATCTTTTAGGGAACATTCAATTTTGGGAATTATAA
- a CDS encoding DinB family protein gives MNLKKMITDYSAYNLSANRQLVNWLSNQPEAELQKEVPSSFKGVLPTLNHIWAIEEMWCAHLFKNQDAVNRYGVQDLNSQEVFEGVLHRSAVIVEKVNQLSDEALIQNSYIKTPWFEANISVAEYLQHLFNHGTYHRGQIISMAHQLGFTEIPSTDFLFFSLTIANQ, from the coding sequence ATGAATCTTAAAAAAATGATCACAGATTATTCCGCTTACAATTTAAGTGCTAACCGGCAATTGGTAAACTGGTTAAGCAATCAACCCGAAGCAGAACTCCAAAAAGAAGTGCCCTCAAGTTTTAAAGGAGTGCTCCCCACTTTAAATCATATTTGGGCGATTGAGGAAATGTGGTGTGCTCATCTTTTTAAAAATCAGGATGCCGTTAACCGTTATGGGGTGCAAGACCTGAATTCTCAGGAAGTATTTGAGGGGGTACTTCACCGTTCAGCGGTCATTGTTGAAAAAGTAAATCAGTTATCAGATGAAGCACTAATCCAAAATAGCTATATCAAAACACCTTGGTTTGAAGCCAATATTTCAGTTGCCGAATATCTGCAACATTTGTTTAATCACGGGACCTATCACCGCGGACAAATTATTAGCATGGCCCACCAATTAGGTTTTACAGAAATCCCTTCAACCGATTTTTTATTCTTTAGCTTAACAATAGCCAACCAGTAA